The Trichosurus vulpecula isolate mTriVul1 chromosome 3, mTriVul1.pri, whole genome shotgun sequence genome includes a window with the following:
- the C3H9orf16 gene encoding UPF0184 protein C9orf16 homolog isoform X2 gives MSGPNGDLPMPVETSVEEDDCFGEAEYAAINSMLDQINTCLDHLEEKNDHLHARLKELLESNRQTRVEFQQQQQQQLSEGPPSAKPHQ, from the exons ATGTCCGGCCCCAACGGGGACCTGCCCATGCCAGTGGAGACCAGCGTCGAAGAGGACGACTGCTTTGGGGAAGCAG AATATGCAGCCATCAACTCTATGCTGGACCAGATCAATACTTGCTTGGATCACCTGGAGGAAAAGAATGACCATCTTCATGCCCGGCTCAAGGAGCTGCTGGAATCTAACCGGCAAACAAGAGTGGAgttccagcagcagcagcagcagcagctcagtGAGGGTCCACCTTCGGCTAAGCCCCACCAATAG
- the C3H9orf16 gene encoding UPF0184 protein C9orf16 homolog isoform X1 produces MGESRSGGLPLPVWIGPQPGHKERTPGALKGHKWRETQHPHEAKPSEDLKRPREWKEYAAINSMLDQINTCLDHLEEKNDHLHARLKELLESNRQTRVEFQQQQQQQLSEGPPSAKPHQ; encoded by the exons ATGGGGGAATCCCGGAGTGGGGGTCTGCCACTTCCCGTTTGGATTGGTCCCCAGCCAGGACATAAAGAAAGAACACCAGGGGCTCTGAAGGGGCACAAG TGGAGGGAGACGCAGCATCCGCACGAAGCAAAGCCCAGCGAGGACCTTAAGCGGCCGCGGGAGTGGAAAG AATATGCAGCCATCAACTCTATGCTGGACCAGATCAATACTTGCTTGGATCACCTGGAGGAAAAGAATGACCATCTTCATGCCCGGCTCAAGGAGCTGCTGGAATCTAACCGGCAAACAAGAGTGGAgttccagcagcagcagcagcagcagctcagtGAGGGTCCACCTTCGGCTAAGCCCCACCAATAG
- the PTGES2 gene encoding prostaglandin E synthase 2 has protein sequence MAVAVAAVRASWRYARPVGWKLGCCPGQSRAGISGAAGRWPGAAPKGAPRLLGVAALALGGALGIGHTVRGRLKSQEQLAKQVAPQLAEGRLQLTLYQYKTCPFCSKVRAFLDFHALPYEIVEVNPVRRQEIKFSSYRKVPILLAQEGELLQQLNDSSVIISALKTYLVSGKNLEEIISYYPPLKAVNDQGKEVTEFGNKYWLMLNEKESRHLYSGKEAQKEEMKWRQWADDWLVHLISPNVYRTPTEALASFDYIVREGKFGVVEGAVAKYVGAAAMFIISKRLKSRHHLQDDVREDLYQAANQWVAAVGEDRPFMGGKEPNLADLAVYGVLRVMEGLEAFEDMMCHTRIGPWYLRVEKAITKAQGNY, from the exons ATGGCTGTGGCCGTGGCTGCGGTCCGGGCGAGCTGGCGCTATGCGAGACCGGTGGGCTGGAAGCTGGGCTGCTGCCCTGGCCAGAGCCGGGCCGGGATCTCCGGAGCGGCGGGGCGGTGGCCCGGGGCGGCACCCAAGGGGGCCCCGAGATTGCTGGGGGTGGCTGCGCTGGCCCTTGGGGGCGCCTTGGGGATCGGCCACACTGTGCGGGGCCGTCTGAAGTCCCAGGAGCAGCTGGCCAAGCAGGTGGCCCCCCAG CTTGCTGAGGGCCGTCTGCAGCTGACCCTGTACCAGTACAAGACTTGCCCCTTCTGCAGCAAGGTCCGAGCCTTCTTGGACTTCCATGCTTTGCCGTATGAGATAGTGGAGGTAAACCCTGTCCGGAGGCAGGAGATTAAATTCTCCTCCTACAGGAAGGTGCCTATCCTGCTTGCCCAGGAAGGAGAATTACTA CAGCAACTTAACGACTCCTCCGTGATCATTAGCGCACTCAAGACGTACCTGGTGTCTGG GAAGAACCTGGAGGAAATCATCTCCTATTACCCACCACTGAAGGCAGTGAATGACCAGGGAAAGGAGGTGACTGAGTTTGGCAATAAATATTGGCTCATGCTGAATGAGAAGGAAAGCCGGCATCTCTACAGtgggaaggaagctcagaa GGAGGAAATGAAGTGGCGACAGTGGGCGGATGACTGGCTGGTGCACCTCATCTCGCCCAACGTCTACCGAACTCCCACTGaagccctggcttcctttgattACATTGTCCGTGAAGGCAAGTTTGGAGTCGTGGAAGGAGCAGTGGCCAAGTATGTGGGTGCAGCCGCCATGTTCATCATCAGCAAGAGACTCAAGAGCAG GCACCACCTCCAAGATGATGTCCGAGAGGACCTGTACCAGGCAGCGAACCAGTGGGTAGCAGCAGTTGGCGAAGACAGGCCTTTCATGGGAGGAAAGGAGCCCAACCTTGCTGATTTG GCAGTGTACGGCGTGCTACGTGTGATGGAGGGCCTGGAGGCCTTTGAGGACATGATGTGCCACACTCGAATTGGGCCCTGGTACCTTCGAGTGGAGAAAGCCATTACTAAAGCCCAAGGAAACTACTGA